A stretch of the Sphingosinithalassobacter tenebrarum genome encodes the following:
- the infA gene encoding translation initiation factor IF-1, with amino-acid sequence MAKEELLEMRGQVVELLPNAMFRVRLENDHEILGHTAGKMRKNRIRVLVGDEVLVELTPYDLTKGRITYRFK; translated from the coding sequence TTGGCCAAGGAAGAACTGCTTGAAATGCGTGGACAGGTCGTTGAGCTGCTGCCCAACGCCATGTTCCGCGTCCGCCTCGAGAATGATCACGAAATTCTCGGTCACACCGCAGGCAAGATGCGCAAGAACCGCATCCGCGTGCTGGTAGGCGACGAAGTGCTCGTCGAACTGACGCCCTATGACCTGACCAAGGGCCGGATCACCTATCGCTTCAAGTGA
- a CDS encoding NADP-dependent malic enzyme, which translates to MAENANVQFSEREALLFHSDPQPGKLEIVASKPMATQRDLALAYSPGVAVPVRAIAENPATAYDYTAKGNLVAVISNGTAILGMGNLGALASKPVMEGKAVLFKRFADVDAIDIEMKTEDVDRLIDAIELLEPSFGGINLEDIKAPECFIIEQTLRERMNIPVFHDDQHGTAIITAAGLINACLLTKRKLADIKVVVNGAGAAAIACTELMKAMGVRHDNVIMCDRKGVIHQGREEGMDQWKSAHAVATDRRTLTEALEGADVFLGLSAAGALQPEMVAHMAKAPIIFAMANPDPEIRPEDAKAARPDAIIATGRSDYPNQVNNVLGFPFIFRGALDVRASAINEEMKIAAATAIAELARERVPEEVAVAYGTQHNFGPDYIIPAPFDPRLMEVVPAAVAQAAMDSGVATRPIEDMEGYRQALRGRLNPTTSVLTLAYEGARSHPKRVIFAEAEEEVVLRAAIAFKDGGYGTPVLVGRETVADQLRDLGVDPEGYEIHNSVNSPLVPEMVETLYTRLQRRGYLRRDVERLVNRDRNIFGALLLSMGKGDTMITGVTRTYAETMRQIRRVLDPAEGRTPFGMHVLVGQSHTTFIADTTINERPSGEELANIATGAAAVARRMGHEPRVAFLSYSTFGNPEGQWLENLREAVKVLDSRDPGFEYEGEMAPDVALNPKQMANYPFSRLSGPANVLIMPGLQSASISAKLLRELGGDSTIGPMLIGMDKPVQIAPMTSSASELVTLAVLAAGGIAR; encoded by the coding sequence ATGGCCGAAAACGCCAACGTGCAGTTTTCCGAACGCGAAGCACTGCTGTTCCATTCCGACCCCCAGCCCGGCAAGCTGGAAATCGTCGCGTCCAAGCCGATGGCGACTCAGCGCGATCTGGCGCTTGCCTATTCGCCCGGCGTTGCCGTGCCGGTGCGCGCGATCGCCGAAAACCCGGCTACGGCCTATGACTATACGGCCAAGGGCAATCTGGTCGCGGTGATTTCCAACGGCACCGCGATTCTGGGCATGGGCAATCTCGGCGCGCTCGCGTCCAAGCCGGTGATGGAAGGCAAGGCGGTGCTGTTCAAGCGCTTCGCCGATGTCGACGCCATCGATATCGAGATGAAGACCGAGGATGTCGACCGGCTGATCGACGCGATCGAACTGCTCGAGCCGAGCTTCGGCGGGATCAATCTGGAAGACATCAAGGCGCCCGAATGCTTCATCATCGAGCAGACGCTGCGCGAGCGGATGAACATCCCGGTCTTCCATGACGACCAGCACGGCACCGCGATCATCACCGCGGCGGGGCTGATCAACGCCTGTCTGCTCACCAAGCGCAAGCTGGCGGACATCAAGGTCGTCGTGAACGGTGCCGGCGCTGCGGCGATCGCCTGCACCGAGCTGATGAAGGCGATGGGCGTGCGCCACGACAATGTGATCATGTGCGATCGCAAGGGCGTGATCCATCAGGGGCGCGAGGAAGGCATGGATCAGTGGAAGTCGGCGCATGCCGTCGCCACCGACCGCCGTACGCTGACCGAAGCACTGGAAGGCGCCGATGTGTTTCTCGGCCTGTCCGCCGCCGGCGCGCTCCAGCCCGAGATGGTCGCGCATATGGCCAAGGCGCCGATCATCTTCGCGATGGCCAATCCCGACCCCGAAATCCGGCCAGAGGACGCCAAGGCGGCGCGCCCCGACGCGATCATCGCCACCGGCCGTTCGGACTATCCGAACCAGGTGAACAATGTTCTGGGCTTCCCCTTCATCTTCCGCGGCGCGCTGGACGTGCGCGCCAGCGCGATCAACGAGGAGATGAAGATCGCCGCGGCCACTGCCATCGCCGAACTGGCGCGCGAACGCGTGCCCGAGGAAGTGGCCGTCGCCTATGGCACGCAGCATAATTTCGGCCCCGACTATATCATCCCGGCACCCTTTGATCCGCGGCTGATGGAAGTCGTGCCCGCCGCCGTCGCGCAGGCGGCGATGGATTCGGGCGTCGCAACGCGCCCGATCGAGGATATGGAGGGCTATCGCCAGGCGCTGCGCGGGCGGCTCAATCCGACCACGTCGGTGCTCACGCTCGCCTATGAAGGCGCGCGTTCGCATCCCAAGCGCGTCATCTTCGCCGAGGCCGAGGAGGAAGTGGTGCTGCGCGCGGCGATCGCCTTCAAGGACGGCGGCTATGGAACGCCGGTGCTGGTGGGTCGCGAAACCGTCGCCGATCAGCTTCGCGATCTCGGCGTCGATCCCGAAGGCTATGAGATTCACAACAGCGTCAATTCGCCGCTGGTGCCCGAAATGGTGGAAACGCTCTACACCCGGTTGCAGCGCCGCGGCTATCTGCGCCGCGACGTCGAGCGGCTGGTCAATCGCGATCGCAACATCTTCGGCGCGCTGCTGCTCAGCATGGGCAAGGGCGACACGATGATCACCGGGGTCACGCGCACCTATGCCGAAACGATGCGCCAGATCCGTCGCGTGCTCGATCCGGCCGAAGGGCGAACGCCGTTCGGCATGCATGTGCTGGTCGGCCAGTCGCACACCACCTTCATCGCCGACACGACGATCAACGAACGTCCCTCGGGCGAGGAACTGGCCAATATCGCGACGGGCGCCGCCGCAGTGGCGCGCCGGATGGGGCATGAGCCGCGCGTGGCGTTTCTCAGCTATTCGACCTTCGGCAATCCCGAAGGGCAGTGGCTCGAAAATCTGCGCGAGGCAGTGAAGGTGCTCGACAGCCGCGATCCCGGTTTCGAATATGAAGGCGAAATGGCGCCCGACGTCGCGCTCAATCCCAAGCAGATGGCGAACTATCCCTTCTCGCGCCTGTCCGGCCCGGCCAATGTTCTGATCATGCCGGGGCTGCAGTCGGCGAGCATCTCGGCCAAGCTGCTGCGCGAACTGGGCGGCGATTCGACGATCGGTCCGATGCTGATCGGCATGGACAAGCCGGTCCAGATCGCCCCGATGACGTCGAGCGCGAGCGAGCTGGTGACGCTGGCAGTGCTCGCCGCGGGCGGCATCGCGCGGTAA
- a CDS encoding SDR family oxidoreductase, with translation MDVSKLFRLDGRVALVTGGSRGIGRMIAEGFVASGAKVYVSSRSEDACAETAKALGERCVALPMDVSTVEGCKALAVAVAERETSLDILVNNAGAAWGEPFDSFPEKGWDKVMDLNVKSPFFLTQALHGLLKAAARAERPAKVINISSIDGQRNNGWETYSYHASKAGLIHLTRRMSATLIGDHINVTSLAPGAFASRMNKAARDHGDAVAQRIPAGRIGEPEDMAAAAIYLASRAGDYVVGDTLTVDGGVVNATITSNIEA, from the coding sequence ATGGACGTCAGCAAGCTGTTTCGCCTCGATGGTCGCGTCGCGCTGGTCACCGGCGGGTCGCGCGGCATCGGCCGGATGATCGCCGAAGGCTTCGTCGCTTCGGGCGCGAAAGTCTATGTCTCCTCGCGCAGCGAAGACGCCTGCGCGGAAACCGCCAAAGCGCTCGGCGAGCGCTGTGTCGCGCTACCGATGGACGTTTCGACCGTGGAAGGGTGCAAGGCGCTCGCCGTCGCGGTCGCCGAGCGCGAGACGTCGCTCGACATCCTCGTCAACAATGCCGGCGCGGCCTGGGGCGAGCCGTTCGACAGCTTTCCCGAAAAGGGCTGGGACAAGGTGATGGACCTCAATGTGAAGTCCCCGTTCTTCCTGACGCAGGCGCTGCACGGGCTGCTCAAGGCGGCGGCGCGCGCAGAACGACCCGCCAAGGTGATCAACATCAGCTCTATCGACGGCCAGCGCAACAATGGCTGGGAAACCTACAGCTATCATGCATCGAAGGCGGGGCTGATCCATCTCACCCGCCGCATGTCGGCGACGCTGATCGGCGACCATATCAATGTGACTTCGCTCGCGCCGGGGGCCTTCGCCTCGCGGATGAACAAGGCGGCGCGCGATCATGGCGACGCGGTGGCGCAACGCATTCCCGCCGGCCGCATCGGCGAGCCCGAGGACATGGCGGCGGCGGCGATCTATCTCGCCAGCCGCGCGGGAGATTATGTCGTCGGCGACACGCTGACGGTCGACGGCGGCGTGGTGAACGCGACGATTACGAGCAATATCGAGGCATAG
- a CDS encoding MFS transporter produces the protein MQDSSPIEDHGGVPPARKLSRPTLFFYGFGAVAYGVKDFAFSSFLLLFYNQVIGLPASKVGFVIMLALLLDAFVDPAVGVLSDRTRTRWGRRHPWMYASAVPILVTWLLLWNPPQWSETAMLAWLFVMSVLVRSAVSSYEVPSQALSPELTSDYDERTRVMAYRYLFGWGGGLAMLIASYGYFLAPGPGQDSGLLNRESYIGFAIAGGLSMAVAILLSAAGTHREIARLPDPGPEEHSLGGSLVELAQTLRNGAFAILMLAGLFYFTAQGISFALSNYLYTYVWLFHGADYTWVGVVLFVGAAIAFFVAPRVARRIGKPTAAFAFMLAAAILLASPYALRLIGLFPPPSSPVMLPLLFGIFTINSACGISSTILFASMMADVSEDSEARTGRRSEGVFFAGAFFVQKCTSGIGIFGAGLILSLVGFPEDAVQGAVAEATLDRLTFVFALVYFGLGLVAALLYSRFPFGKAEHQARLARLSAGA, from the coding sequence ATGCAGGACAGTTCCCCGATCGAGGATCATGGCGGCGTGCCGCCCGCGCGCAAATTGTCGCGCCCGACGCTGTTTTTCTACGGCTTCGGGGCCGTGGCCTATGGCGTCAAGGACTTCGCCTTTTCCAGTTTCCTGCTGCTGTTCTACAATCAGGTGATCGGCCTGCCCGCTTCGAAAGTGGGGTTCGTGATCATGCTCGCGCTGCTGCTCGACGCCTTCGTCGATCCGGCGGTCGGCGTGCTTTCGGATCGCACGCGCACGCGCTGGGGGCGGCGGCATCCGTGGATGTATGCCTCGGCGGTGCCGATCCTGGTGACGTGGCTGCTGCTGTGGAATCCGCCGCAATGGAGCGAAACGGCGATGCTCGCCTGGCTGTTCGTCATGTCGGTGCTCGTGCGGTCGGCGGTGTCCTCCTACGAAGTGCCGTCGCAGGCGCTCAGCCCCGAGCTGACGTCGGATTATGACGAGCGGACGCGGGTGATGGCCTATCGCTATCTGTTCGGATGGGGCGGCGGGCTGGCGATGCTGATCGCTTCCTATGGCTATTTCCTCGCGCCCGGGCCGGGGCAGGACAGCGGCCTGCTCAATCGCGAATCCTATATCGGTTTCGCCATCGCCGGCGGACTGTCGATGGCAGTGGCGATCCTGCTTTCGGCGGCCGGTACGCATCGCGAAATCGCGCGTCTGCCCGATCCGGGGCCCGAGGAGCACAGCCTGGGCGGCAGCCTGGTCGAACTGGCGCAGACGCTGCGCAACGGCGCCTTCGCGATCCTGATGCTTGCCGGGCTGTTCTATTTCACCGCGCAGGGGATCAGCTTCGCGCTGTCCAATTATCTCTACACCTATGTCTGGCTGTTCCACGGCGCCGACTATACCTGGGTCGGCGTGGTGCTGTTCGTCGGCGCGGCGATCGCGTTCTTCGTCGCGCCGCGCGTGGCGCGACGGATCGGCAAGCCCACTGCCGCCTTCGCCTTCATGCTCGCCGCCGCGATTCTGCTCGCTTCGCCCTATGCGCTGCGGCTGATCGGATTGTTTCCGCCGCCCTCCTCGCCGGTGATGCTGCCGCTGCTGTTCGGCATCTTCACGATCAATTCGGCATGCGGCATTTCCTCGACCATCCTGTTCGCGTCGATGATGGCGGACGTATCGGAGGATTCGGAAGCCCGAACCGGGCGGCGTTCGGAAGGCGTGTTCTTCGCGGGCGCCTTCTTCGTCCAGAAATGCACCAGCGGGATCGGCATTTTCGGCGCGGGGCTGATCCTCTCGCTGGTCGGCTTTCCCGAGGACGCCGTGCAGGGCGCGGTGGCCGAAGCGACGCTCGACCGGCTGACCTTCGTCTTCGCGCTCGTCTATTTCGGGCTCGGGCTGGTCGCCGCCTTGCTCTACAGCCGCTTTCCCTTCGGCAAGGCCGAGCATCAGGCCCGGCTGGCGCGGCTTTCCGCCGGCGCGTGA
- a CDS encoding energy transducer TonB, whose product MRAERVAGAAIALAVVALLLALIWYGLAVRVATSAADGLALFEIPPEAPPPPETPPEPVRTPSDAEQGAAAPPGRRADPAPVAAPVPLVQPTPPPETAPPVPAEGSADNAGATDRDSPGTGAGGEGEGLGSGGSGTGRGSGIVSPARRVRGAITPRDYPREAARAGITGRVVVTLSVDARGRVTDCRVALSSGSPLLDGATCRLARERFRYEPARDTAGKPVPDLAGYRQDWWLDPR is encoded by the coding sequence ATGCGCGCCGAACGTGTGGCGGGCGCTGCGATTGCGCTCGCGGTAGTGGCGCTGCTGCTCGCGCTGATCTGGTATGGGCTCGCCGTGCGAGTGGCGACGTCGGCGGCCGACGGCCTGGCGCTGTTCGAGATCCCGCCCGAAGCGCCGCCACCGCCCGAAACGCCGCCCGAGCCGGTGCGGACGCCCTCTGACGCGGAACAGGGCGCCGCCGCGCCGCCCGGCAGGCGCGCCGATCCCGCGCCCGTTGCCGCGCCGGTGCCGCTGGTTCAGCCCACGCCGCCGCCCGAAACCGCGCCGCCGGTTCCCGCCGAAGGCAGCGCCGACAACGCGGGCGCAACCGATCGCGACTCGCCCGGCACCGGCGCGGGCGGCGAAGGCGAAGGGCTGGGCAGCGGCGGCAGCGGGACGGGACGGGGCAGCGGCATCGTGTCGCCTGCCCGCCGCGTGCGCGGGGCGATCACGCCGCGCGACTATCCGCGCGAGGCGGCGCGCGCCGGGATTACCGGGCGGGTGGTTGTCACGCTGTCGGTCGATGCGCGCGGACGCGTCACCGATTGCCGGGTCGCGCTTTCGAGCGGCTCGCCGCTGCTCGACGGCGCGACCTGTCGCCTCGCCCGCGAACGGTTTCGCTACGAACCCGCGCGCGACACCGCGGGGAAGCCGGTGCCCGATCTTGCCGGATATCGGCAGGACTGGTGGCTCGACCCGCGCTGA
- a CDS encoding ArsR/SmtB family transcription factor, with the protein MAAALEIFRALADPTRLRILGLLRSMELSVGELAQVLEQSQPRVSRHVKILCDADLAERRKEGSWVFVALGPLAVVQPVLDALDHWPKGEADQWVLEDEARLASVRADRSTAAAEWFQAHAGEWDAIRSLHIAESDVEAAMARSLGDESLGRLIDIGTGTGRMLELFAPKAEHAMGIDRSSEMLRLARAKLSEQGLNRAELRQADFCALPLDDGGADTAVLHHVLHFAQLPGAAICEAARVLDEGGRLLIADFAPHDREELRTRDAHSRLGFSDDQILGWFAECGLFPVLVETLEGGELTVKLWLGRKTGKPAKERKAA; encoded by the coding sequence ATGGCAGCAGCGCTCGAAATCTTCCGTGCACTCGCCGATCCCACGCGCCTGCGCATCCTTGGATTGCTGCGGTCGATGGAGCTTTCGGTCGGCGAACTGGCACAGGTTCTGGAACAGAGCCAGCCGCGTGTTTCGCGCCATGTGAAGATATTGTGCGACGCCGATCTCGCCGAACGGCGCAAGGAAGGCAGCTGGGTGTTCGTCGCGCTCGGGCCGCTCGCGGTGGTGCAGCCGGTGCTCGACGCGCTCGATCACTGGCCGAAAGGCGAGGCCGATCAATGGGTACTTGAAGACGAAGCCCGGCTGGCCTCCGTACGCGCCGATCGCTCGACGGCGGCGGCCGAATGGTTTCAGGCGCATGCCGGCGAATGGGACGCGATCCGCTCGCTGCACATCGCCGAAAGCGACGTCGAGGCGGCGATGGCGCGCTCGCTGGGCGATGAGTCGCTCGGGCGGCTTATCGATATCGGCACCGGCACGGGCCGGATGCTCGAATTGTTCGCTCCGAAGGCGGAGCATGCGATGGGAATCGACCGCAGCTCGGAAATGCTGCGGCTGGCGCGGGCGAAGCTTTCCGAACAGGGCTTGAACCGCGCCGAGCTGCGCCAGGCGGATTTCTGCGCGCTGCCGCTCGATGACGGTGGCGCGGATACCGCGGTGCTGCACCATGTGCTGCACTTCGCGCAGTTGCCGGGGGCGGCGATCTGCGAAGCGGCGCGGGTGCTGGACGAAGGCGGGCGACTGTTGATCGCCGATTTCGCGCCGCATGATCGCGAGGAGCTGCGCACGCGCGACGCGCATTCGCGGCTCGGATTTTCGGACGACCAGATCCTGGGCTGGTTCGCGGAATGCGGACTGTTCCCGGTGCTGGTCGAAACGCTCGAGGGCGGGGAACTGACTGTGAAACTATGGCTTGGCCGCAAGACCGGAAAGCCGGCGAAAGAGAGGAAGGCGGCATGA
- the metF gene encoding methylenetetrahydrofolate reductase, with protein sequence MNDQRNQREEERRAHDAPLFADMAGDLDVSFEFFPPKNEKMEATLWDSIQTLAPLGPRFVSVTYGAGGSTRERTHATVARIARETDLAAAAHLTCVEATKEEIDAVAEEYWAAGIRHIVALRGDPPEKGAKYQTHPGGYENAAALVEGLRKLHPFEISVAAYPECHPDSPDDRADLDNLKRKLDAGATRAITQFFFDADHFFRFRDKVAAAGIDAEIVPGIMPVMNYGAVERMSKMCGTEVPSWMGRLFEGLDDHPEARQLVSATIAAELCRKLYAGGERSFHFYTLNRAELSYAICHLLGMRAKPSAEAAAA encoded by the coding sequence ATGAACGACCAACGCAACCAACGCGAAGAGGAACGGCGCGCGCATGATGCGCCGCTGTTCGCCGACATGGCGGGCGATCTCGACGTTTCGTTCGAATTCTTCCCGCCGAAGAACGAGAAGATGGAAGCGACTCTGTGGGATTCGATCCAGACGCTGGCGCCGCTCGGCCCGCGTTTCGTCTCGGTCACCTATGGCGCGGGCGGTTCGACGCGCGAACGCACGCATGCGACCGTCGCGCGGATCGCGCGCGAGACCGATCTCGCGGCGGCGGCGCACCTGACCTGTGTCGAGGCGACCAAGGAAGAGATCGACGCGGTCGCCGAGGAATATTGGGCCGCGGGCATCCGCCACATCGTCGCGCTGCGCGGCGATCCGCCCGAAAAGGGCGCGAAATACCAGACGCATCCGGGCGGCTATGAAAATGCCGCCGCGCTGGTCGAAGGGCTGCGCAAGCTGCATCCGTTCGAGATTTCGGTCGCCGCCTATCCCGAATGCCACCCCGATTCGCCCGATGACCGGGCCGATCTCGACAATCTGAAGCGCAAGCTGGATGCCGGCGCCACCCGCGCGATCACGCAGTTCTTCTTCGATGCCGATCACTTCTTCCGCTTCCGCGACAAGGTGGCAGCGGCGGGGATCGACGCCGAAATCGTCCCCGGCATCATGCCGGTGATGAATTATGGCGCCGTCGAGCGCATGTCGAAGATGTGCGGCACCGAAGTGCCGTCGTGGATGGGGCGCCTGTTTGAAGGGCTCGACGACCATCCCGAGGCGCGCCAGCTCGTCTCCGCGACGATCGCGGCGGAGTTGTGTCGCAAGCTCTATGCGGGCGGCGAACGCAGCTTCCATTTCTACACGCTCAACCGCGCCGAACTGAGCTACGCCATCTGCCACCTGCTCGGCATGCGGGCCAAGCCCAGCGCCGAAGCGGCGGCGGCCTAG
- a CDS encoding homocysteine S-methyltransferase family protein produces MTTAREKILAEAAKRILITDGAFGTEIQNYKLSEEDYAGDLKLSKDQKGNNDILALTRPEVPEAIHRAYFEAGADIAETNTFSANRISQADYGAEGLVREINVASAQAARKVADEFEAKDGRPRFVAGAIGPTNKTLSLSPDVNDPGFREIDFDTLKDVYREQVDALLEGGADFILIETVFDTLNAKAGIMAAKEAGDALGRDVPIMLSMTLTDLSGRNLSGHTVEAFWHAVRHAKPVTIGLNCSFGAEQLRPHVATLAKMADTLIMVYPNAGLPNELGEYDEAPETTAGLVKKWADAGQVNILGGCCGSTPAHIAEIAKAVEGIEPRKLPDVEVRTRLAGLEPMTMAA; encoded by the coding sequence ATGACCACTGCACGCGAAAAAATCCTGGCCGAAGCGGCCAAGCGCATTCTGATCACCGACGGCGCCTTCGGCACCGAGATTCAGAACTACAAGCTGTCCGAAGAGGACTATGCCGGCGACCTGAAGCTGTCGAAGGACCAGAAGGGTAACAACGACATCCTCGCCCTCACCAGGCCCGAGGTGCCCGAGGCGATCCACCGCGCCTATTTCGAAGCCGGCGCCGACATTGCCGAAACCAACACTTTCTCGGCGAACCGCATCAGCCAGGCCGATTACGGCGCCGAGGGGCTGGTGCGCGAAATCAACGTCGCTTCGGCGCAGGCGGCGCGCAAGGTCGCCGACGAATTCGAAGCCAAGGATGGTCGCCCGCGCTTCGTCGCCGGCGCGATCGGGCCGACCAACAAGACGCTGTCGCTCTCGCCCGACGTCAACGATCCCGGTTTCCGCGAGATCGATTTCGATACGCTCAAGGACGTCTATCGCGAACAGGTCGATGCGCTGCTCGAAGGCGGCGCCGACTTCATTCTGATCGAAACGGTGTTCGATACGCTCAATGCCAAGGCGGGGATCATGGCGGCGAAAGAGGCGGGCGACGCGCTCGGCCGCGACGTGCCGATCATGCTGTCGATGACGCTCACCGATCTTAGCGGCCGCAACCTGTCGGGCCATACGGTCGAGGCGTTCTGGCACGCGGTGCGCCACGCAAAGCCGGTGACGATCGGGCTCAATTGTTCGTTCGGCGCCGAACAGCTCCGCCCGCATGTCGCGACGCTCGCCAAGATGGCCGACACGCTGATCATGGTCTATCCGAACGCCGGCCTGCCCAACGAACTCGGCGAATATGACGAGGCACCCGAAACCACGGCGGGGCTGGTCAAGAAATGGGCCGATGCGGGTCAGGTCAACATCCTCGGCGGCTGCTGCGGCTCGACGCCCGCGCACATCGCGGAAATCGCGAAAGCCGTCGAAGGCATCGAACCGCGCAAGCTGCCGGACGTCGAAGTGCGCACGCGCCTCGCGGGCCTCGAACCGATGACGATGGCGGCGTGA